The following is a genomic window from Nicotiana tabacum cultivar K326 chromosome 3, ASM71507v2, whole genome shotgun sequence.
gttgggataaggtcaggttgtactcgaatcttcaaatgaagattcgagtagttccagtatgattcgaaccatgcaactaacagatccttggtgagggaatttaggagaagctgtggtgttaatttgagagccattggaaaggtttaagttttcaggcatccacctggagaatgaggatgagaattaaagaagtcaggcgtccacctggagaatgaggatgagaaaaagaagaagtcaggcgtccacctggagaatgaggatgaagaattaaagaagtcaggcgtccacctggagaatgaggatgagaaaagaagaaatcaggcgtccacctggagaatgaggatgaagaaaagaagaagtcaggcgtccacctggagaatgaggatgagaaaaagaagaagtcaggcgtccacctggagaataaggatgagaaaaagaagaagtcaggcgtccacctggagaatgaggatgaagaattaaagaagtcaggcgtccacctggagaatgaggatgagaattgaagaagtcaggcgtccacctggataatgaggatgagaaaagaagaagttaggcgtccacatggagaatgaggatgaagaaaaaaaaaagtcaggcgtccacctggagaatgagggcgaagaaagaaaagaagcagtcaagtcccatggtagtcccagctacccaaaacttcccgaactacattgacctgattcctttatagccaaggatatgtaggaaacctttgaagcagaggttcggtcaaatctttcaaaaaaaatgcttcccacggagtattcgaacgggcaaaaaatcgctcgtatccgctcactttatctttgcacgagaactcttcgagtttccgcacaaagaggggcagctgtgagcacgtgatttttgccttatgaaaactactccaaaataaatcaaaaaataaaataaatttcttttactgtgtaattttttgaatttgcgtggtgttaaatacttatgttatgtccgtaagtgtttacattgtcataataaaatgaaaaaaaataaaataaaatacatattgcatgcatatacgatttaattatgcatttaaaagataatttaaataaaatcacaaaaaatatgcaatcgttctattttaattattccactgtgtgattgatgttttgtttatgtgttaaataattgttatagagtaattaatatatttttgtgaagttaaaattattttatagttaatattaaaaatttaaaatagaaaaaatgaaatatatatatatatacaaaatcggacctggattaaaatccaggcccaaaacattttaaccccccacagcccaatcctttagcccaggtccggtccaaaccagacgaaccaaaacgacagcgtttggtcgtggcttctcagaaaccgttggatcaaatccaaccaacggtcaagatctcaccccctttacccgtaacccgtaacccgatccagtgacccgactcagccgaccctggcattaaaccaaacgacatcgtttggtttaatgaattgatcctggcccttcatcttacttgatcggacggacaatatcaatccaccccacccctatataagtcccaagcccttaccccggcccctaactgaacacccccctcctacactgttcatcatcgtcccccaaacccccactcctaaccctagccgccctaggatcccaccgcctgaaacccggcggcatcaatgccgccggtcaccaaaataacaccctagaaccccctgaacatcctctacacgaatctgaccttagtttccttcgaatcaggccccaactcttcgaatcttaaatcgaaggttggcctgaaaacctgatcttctccgatggcttccaaaataacaccacaacttcccctagataccctcatcacggatctgttagttgcatggttcgaatcatactggaactactcgaatcttcatttgaagattcgagtacaacctgaccttatcccaacctacttcaaactcacaccagttaccccctgacctccctcgtgcctagaacatctttggtttccctcgaatctaaccagaaatgagtaaatcccaaatcgaactttcaagaaccctaaaaataccagacttttggattctgtccagattgaataaagattgaggtttaatcgaccttagtcgaagtattttcagtggaaaatacttcgactaaggtctgtttgatttcaaacaaaatccaaatccaagtcgagttgagttcagttgaatttaaaggttcagaggtaatttctgtttcttatgtgcattctatgtgtattttatgttcgtttcattagtttgtttaatttttcataattttctagtcaaattttgttatactgtcccctacccgtcaacttgattctaaatgtgaattgtttctgttgattgtgattatgtacaatgtgtgtaatcgactcgactaagttcgtcgattagttatatcataaatcctgcttctgaaaatgttgactgaaataacctgttttggatggattatcttgctataatcagttaattagttattgttaatcagttggttcttgtttaataaatccatcaaatgggcgttatatgtgtgttgttttctgaacattaagttcagaacattgtcaatatattgacaatgctcctgtttgtttgatcttagttcaaaagctgagtgcagttgaattattaggctgaattcagtataatgttgttatgatattaggtttaatttcaatttcacaaatgttggttagataccattgtgttagaaaagtgcattctcagtcaagattcagtccagaacttgATAGGATTGGTTATATCTGTTTAATTCAGAAGGATAATCAATTCtgaacaatttttaaaatctgtttttttatcagattctgatttccttgagggctgtaattacagaaggatttcaggtttattttagaatgaaacagtagggtaatgtgatagtgtgctttcaataatatgatagtggctataatttaagtaataatggggaacaagggataatggggctgctgaaaaacaggataaatagcacttagttttaaattattcaaaagtagttttaatgggaaaactttctgatttttaaaggagaaaagggtccatccagcactaaactgtataggaccagccctgtataaatacagggagctggacagactGAGAGGATCAGTTTTTGAGAGAGGGAATTGAGactgatttaaaaaaaatcagttttcagaGAAAGATAGTTTAGATAGACTTCATAACAGagtttgaaagagaatttaagaaaatacacctagagtgagataaaagagaaaaatccagCAGAAAAATTAGGTTCttgttggaatctgaagaggaagaggaaaaagaaaaacagaaacagaTATAGAAACAGATTGAATATTTTCAGAAACATACTTTTCTTTGGATCTTTCCGGGTCTGTTTGTTTGATAGTACTTGGTTTAAATCTGAAagtttttcttccaaaaatactgttactgtgcatctgggctcctCGGATCCTATTCTTGTTCAGATTTGCTGTGTTATCAGTacattctactgattttgttactgctgatactactgaaatttactccttctaccttcattttcaggtacctatcttttaaatttcatgttggaaagagattcaacatgattaatcaatgaagcttgaattgcaattctgttttCCGTTTGTCTaagttcatcagtttaaatttcattttttgtttcatgttagttaattagtagtgaattcaatttgatagctatgagttaattgtcttaccttgaaattcatataaggctttgtaataatgttagcccttcatctcattagttttgtcatgtttgaattgtcaaggtaggaaacatgacataaagattggccattaactaggccttgtgacgttgttagttgaataaagaatagCGTGAAAATGTCAAAACCATATTGTTAGTTTATTCTGATAATCTGATTTAGTTGTGGAAGAAATGATATtaagttgtacgttcttatgtggcattataacaggtatctatagaaccattagtggatggtaagttgagttgttatggctcattatgatgttaaagtgctgcgaatgtttcaagacatacaaatatgtggcatgtaaggcaatgttgttaatcaatttgtataataattctctttcttatcaatttgatgcttatttaccatcctaaataaataattaggcctattggattaaaagcaagtatatgagaataaaatgagatatacaaattgcaacactttacaTCAACGATAATTAGAAATAGGACttgcactaaatagaaataataaaagttcttgaaaaaaaaatattcttccctttataaatcatttttagtttcatatacaattcattattgggcatatagatatatatgttgtatttgtgaagaatagtattaatcatgttcttattctttattttgaatttgaatagtcttggatgaacatAAATTATACGCGGAGATTATAATCGGCGGACAACCTTCAatagattgtgaattcttttcaaagaattcaaaGGCCTCTAAAGTGGgagttctcatgattttcacataaaaaatgtatgatataataaataatttgtgaAAAGTCCATAATACTATTAACAAAGATTTTGCGCaatcagggatgcgttcgcgcaccctgattatattttaaaagtaaattcggattatgcgtacgcgcaatttcgagcgaatatttaataaaacgaatttctttaaaaaaaatattaaataatttcatataatccGAGGTGTGCAGCTCATTATctaaataaaaagggtgatgatgttcctgattttatttttaatttttgaatatatatttttataaaaactataacatggatgattttattgtgtacacgtacacgTGGCACAATCTCCggtaattataaaatatatataatacgaatatacgtacgcgtaattcgtcataaacaataagtaaaaagctgtagtaaaatcatgcaataaaaatgtatttaataaaatcaagataattaagccaagaatgaaagcagttgagcgaccgtgctagaaccacggaattcggaaatgtctaacaccttcttccggattaacagaattccttactcaggatttctggttcgcagaataataaacagagtcatattctcctcgattcagggattaaaattggtgacttgggacgccttaaaattcccaggtggcgactctgaaataattaaataaatcccgtttcgactgtcctttaattggagaaaactcccctacGCACCctctcgcgggcgcggaaaaaggaggtgcgacatacATGTAATGTAATATTTACCTTATTACTGTAATTTAATTTTGTTTAtccttaaaaatggataacaattgaatttatacgctgttttaaggatatgtggattaattcaatacaaatgattaATGATGTAGATTAAGCAAATGAAAACGTAATAAATGGCCAAACCAATGATAAGAGGATCCCGAGCTCGGTTAATGGCTCAATGAGGAACCTGCCTTTGGTTCCGAGCTTGCacttatgaagaacttatgaacgaaaataagaactttgaataacttttAGAAACATAGAGAATAGAAGTAAATTGTCTTGGtatgcatgttacaatgtgtttTATGAATAATAAGCttccccctttatataataggggaattTTACCCTAAGTGCAATTCTAAGAAAGTTAAAAATCTTTCTTTTCGCTAATCGCTGATTTTCTGTCGATACGGGCCGAGATTCAcgtcgtgatatccggttgggcacGAACATCACGGccctttgttagtcgtgtgcGGTTGTTTGGTAACTCTCTCCGAAGTCTTGAGGCTCCAACCAGACGAGGAGGACGTGATCCCGATGCCCCCGAGGGCAGGTCTTTTGCTCAAGCTCCGAGGGACTCCTCGCTCTGACTCTGATTCCTTACGGTCATGTTCCTACTCCATTTGCCTCATCGAGAAACCGGGGTGTTCAGTGGGGCcagttttacccgtatacaaatcTACTATAGAAagattattttttgtgataataaTTGTAAAATATTACCATAAACATCAAATTTAAGATTTCTAAAGAGCAGCTAGGACTTCAACCACCTTCCAAGAAGGGTGCAGTAATCTTCCGGGTCTCAGCCCTCAGGAACCAAAAACACAATCTAGTTACATATTACGGAAAACAAATATAGACATTTATGAGATCTTCTTTTTATATACTCTCTAGCCTAATTCTGGTCTCCTTTTGTATATGTGCAATAGCAAAATCTGTATTTACATCGGTAATCCTAAAAATTCTCCAATTTCTTGCTTCCCATGTGTATGATCTAACTTAGTATATATTTTGGTATGATATTAATTATTtggtattatttttttaatacgGAACACCATACCTagtattaaatttctaaaaaacttaaaccaaatattAAATAACAAAATTTTCGATTTAATAATTCAGCATTTACAATATTATACAACTATATTTGGACGATCATGCCCCTTTTTTATGCCTTAAATTTTTTTCCTTTCCCCCTTTTTGAAATATTCTAATTAGTGAGTCCATGTAAAAGGGCAAAAGGAGCAATTTCAGTTTCATTTATTTATGAAGGATAAATGTCATAATCATACCCACTCAACCAACCAGATTAAAATCTGTTTCTTCAAGGTTGCCTTGTCCCCCCTATTTGATAATGAATTAGTCATTGGTCTAAAAGCTTTGTGGTCTGCCACATCCCTTTTTAAAATTAACGACGAATTCCAATATATCAGAATGACTCTAAAGCCATGGCAAAAGACTTTTTAATTAATCACTTTACATATAACAACCTAGACCAGAACCTTCTTCGAGAAAATTTATCCaatgtgtaaattttattatgttatttgtTTTCCCTTAAGCTAAGCTCATTCTGTTGAaaactaaacaaaagaaaagtaaTTAGTCCGTGTTAGAAAGGAAAAGGTAGACGCCGTCACGGAGAATGATTATGCTTAACTACTTTCGACTTGTGGCACATCaaatgaataaaataataataataatagaataaAAAAGTTGTCAACAACCCAGATTTGATGCTTTCCAatctgttttttttctttatttttgtattcgGAGTGGAGACCTATGAATCTGTCTATCAACATCCTTACTTTCAACTTAATTCTTTTTTCTTAGtattttttcataaaaattcTTTTTTATGAAAGGGCAGGCCTAATGacagggaaaggaaaaaaaaaagagatgtagAGAAGATCTTTCCTAGAacttaaaatatcaaaattagaCATATTGATACTATAAAAGATCTTTACAGTAAGTACTGTTTAAGACGTGACATATTAGTCAAATGCGGATTTAGAATTTTTATAATATGAGTGCATCATTAAAATATgaggaaaaaaaattattaaatgggATTTGATCCCTACTTTTCTAGGTAAATAACTCAACAGTCAAGCAAGTACACCATTTAGCCTCTTTGGAACATGGATGCCAGCAGAAAACCAATTCTAAAAAATATGTACATATAATACCTAAGTTTGTCAAAGAGACCATATATTCCCGTGCCCCGTACACTTGCCTATAAATTCGCCCTTGATGTTAGGTACTATTTGTATAAACTTATAATGTTGGTCATAAGAATTATTTAGCTTAAACTGTAACCCAGTCTCTGATAATAAATTCTTTGATTTTTGAAGGACCAGCTTCAATAGAAGGTGCAATGGCGCTAAAGTGACCAAAACAACTAACCATAATTGTGGACATTTGACAAAATTCAAGGATGTCAGTGGCAGTAATATGACCACAAAATATTTTCCCTAGTTTGAAATGCGGTTGATCAAAGACTAGAGCAGAGACTCCTAGTTTGAAATGCAGTTAATCAATAGAACCTAAAGCATTAAGTGGGCGTTTCGACAtgagaattgtaaaattccggaAAAAGGTGGGggaaaattcaagtgaaaataatatttgaaaattagagttgtatttggaTATAAATATAATTTGGAGTCATTTTTGAATGTTTGTGAGTTAGTTAAAgcaaaattttgaaaatagaaCCCAAGGCATTTAAATTTCGTCGGCCGACGGATGCATATTCAAAGAAGTGGGTACAAGTACACCAGTTCATTTCAATTCGGGTTGTATATATAGTTAAGTTTTAAAAAGAATGTATTACATCTGTATATTAAGTGGAACATTGTTACAAAGAAATAGAATAATCGTATTTTAAACTTactaatttaaattttaaaatttcaaatttgcCTAAATCCAACATATCTAATACAGTATCTGATATGAATTACATAAATTACTTCACAAacagaaaaatttcaaaattgtaTAAGCTTCTGGTTTTACCTAGAAAATGTATTACATTAGACTCTTACACCACAACTCCAGAGCTTGGATTTATGGCTTTTCACGCTCTGACTATATTAGTAGTTCAATCAAAACTCCTCACTGTACACCAAACATCAtctcaaaaaaaagagaaacaattAATCCAAAAGGACCAACAAAGTTTTTAATCAACCTTAATAATCACAACAAATTGGACATCGAATTAGCCCATTTTCATTGCAATCTGGACATCGTTGGAAGCCATATTCATCTTCATCCAATTGGtcattttcttcatcttcttcataaTCTGCTTCATAATATATTTTACAGCTCCCCGAGCACGTCTCACATGGTACAAATCTAACATCTCCACAGGCCTCACAGTTACAACCTCCATAGCCACCACCATCCTCGACTTTTTCACAGTTTTCTACAAACTTCTCGAGTTTCCCATCCTCGTTCATTCGCCTTATTTCATCAGCTCCACCAATATATTTTTTCCCTAAAAATATTCTAGGCAATCCACCTCCACTGTATTCATTTCCCAGTAATTCTTTCAGCTCTTCTTTAAACCCTGAATGCATCGATACATCTCTCTCGTCGATTTTCACACCTAGTCCCTTTAAAATCACACGAACGTGACAACAATCCTCGTATGTTTTCCTCACGCCTCTTAGACTCGTGAAATAAACAACTAGTTTATCTTTACAAACCTTGTACTCTGTTACTTCCCCATTTACTTTCTTCACGTCCGTTATGACATCCGTTATCTCCAATGAATCTTCCTTGTCGGCTCCTGACTGCTGGTTTTCACTAATTAATGGTTTAAGGTGAAATGGATTTGCAGGTGGGAGATCTTCTAATGCTTTTCTTAAAGTAGAAATTACTTCAGGATCAAACTCAGAGACGATAGACGTATCGTTTGAATTTGAGTTCGTTTCATCTTCAGTTATTTCCTCCCACAATGGCTTTGGGGATCCTTCAATATGATCTTTTACTCTAGGTGTAGGTAGATCGTACAGAGAAGGAACTGGATTAGGAGAAACATGAAAAGAAAAGCTACGGACATGGTGAGAAAGTTTTAGCGGACTACTATCTTCAAGACCTTCCATTAATTCCCAAGTATTGATAGTTTCTGGCTCGCCAGGTGGAGTTCTAATGGGAGTTTTGGGAATCACTTTCGGGATTTTCTCATTGATCATTTGAGACCATGTTTTTGCCTCAATTAAACCCATAGCGAACTCTTCTTTGCAACTCTTCATAACTTCATCAGTATCACAATGGCCAAAAGAAGATCGATCGTCTTTGATAGATTGACTCTGGTTCAGTGGATCGAGCTTCAGAGATCCTAACGTGGAGGAAGTGAGCGCCACCAAATGATGGTAGCTGTCGTCGTGCATTGAGTAGCTCCGGCGGACCGGCGAACATGGAGCCCGGCACTTGCGGCATACTTTTGGTTTTGAAGTTGCACAACCCATTATTGAAACTGATTTGTAGAAGGCACAAGAATACTCAGCGCCGAAGAGGTCGGCTAAAGAATAGAATTCAATCAAATGAGTATTTTTATATGGGAAGAAGAGATTAGAAGAACATTCTCAGGTGATTGAGGTGGGTGGTATAATGGGATTGGGTAGAGATTCCAAGATTAAGCAACCAAATCGAGGGATTGAAAAATTTAAGAATTTGAGAATTCGAggaaaatagaaataaatagcACTGAAATTAAAATTGAAGAGAAGAGAATCACTGCAATCgatgagagagagagaaaaaaaaaagagaaaacggAAGGTTCTGTTCTCCCTGCAAAACAGGGCACGCTGTTTTGGGTAAAATGGAAAGCCTCACAAATAaaatcttttgatttatttttctaACTATATAAGAAGTTTGGATAAAATCATAATTGATGTGCcgacaaaaaaaagaaaaatctcaacAATCAGAACCTAAACTTATTAGATCATGCGATAGAAAAACGAAAGTTTGCAATGATCGGAGGTTGAATAAGATCAGCAAAGGACCCCCCAAAAAACCTCCAATTCAGGCGATGccaaaactaaaagaaaggaaaaagttgATAAAAAGGGGCAAGAGAAAAATGGAAGTCAAAAGAAGAGGGCGGAGAAAGACCCTTTCAGCAGTTCCATCACATTTCCTTCTCCTTTCCCCACTCTTTCTATAGAAAGGTTTATGTCTTAATCGAAAAGGCCAGCAAGAGAATGGACAAAATTCTAAAACGACCCCGTCAGTGGCAAGACGAGTGGTAGAAACTGTCAACCTTTTTGTTTTGGAAAAGGGAAACGGTTTGCGTATAACAAGGTTGGTGTTCTTGTTGGAGCAGAAAATGGCTGCTATGAACTATTGAGGAGTGAAAAATAAATGGGATTGGGGTTTTTTGGCAAATCAAATTGAGGTGAAGAAAGACTATTTGAGCCTTCCAAGGGGGAAATATAACGTAAAAACTTGCTTGCATCTGTCTTCTATTTTTCAAACTAATGAAAGCGTATCTCATTTAAATACACTTATGTAATTTTAATTAAGGTCAGCttagtttttttatttcattAACTATTTTATAATTCTAAATTAGAGTGTCATTAGCATACAGTAATTTAAAACTCCATTCTTTTCCATTTACGtgactttatttccttattagaccttgtaaaaataaatagaatatttttagATTTGGAAGCAATTTAACTTCATAACTTCtcaattttcttaatattttataTTCACACAAATGTTATAGCAAgtttaaaatcacaaattttaaaaaatttaataattatttatatttaagaTATTAAGTTTCAAAAATCTAGTTTTTTTTGTTTAAGAAATTTAATAGTAACAGCTTggttggatggttgttacatgttGTAATTTATTGTATTATTACTTTAAATACGATGCTTATTTTGATTGtgacttaaattttattgtatcatatAATTAAATCAGTCGTTAACGAAAtggttaccttgtctttttctctcaatctcacccttaattattgttaaataattttattttctcaTTTAACCTacctttttataaaataattttatccCGCATCATagtttttctttataatattgcttGTTGTATTCTTCATAGTGCTGGtgcatgatatcatgaaacgactacaaacaacacaatctattcaaacattgtattcatcaaatgatacaatacattatgaaacgatatgtcATACAAACAATTAGTTGTAGGTTAAATTATATCACATAAACTTGAACAGTGGAGTCTAGTTcagcaaacaacaacaacaactacccagtaaaatcctatatagtggggtctggggagggtaatgtgttcgtagaccttacccctgccccgGTAggacagagaggctgtttccgatagacccttggctcaGAACGACGGAAATAAAGAAAAGCaaggaaaacaagaaaagaaaagagaattcaTTAGTAACTCCAGTAAAAACCATTATAGTAACAGAAgcataaaaatcaaaagatgaatgACACGCAATAACAGTAACTAGAGTCTAAAGAATctaagataaacaacaagaatagtGTGGGTTCAACATAAACTGCAAACCATCTAAGATCAGCCCTAATCCAACCCCGCCTCACCCCCGGCATGCAGTAAGGAAAGCTCCACTACCCCTATCTTACAACTCTAATGCTAGTCCTCCACGCCTTCCTATCAAGgaccatgtcctcgaaaatctgcagacgaaccatgtcctgcctgatcacctctccccaatacttcttagatACCCCTCTACCTTTTCTCGTCCCCACCACGGCCAACAattcacacctcctcaccggggcatCAATGCTTCTCCTCTGCACGTGCCCAAACCATacgagcctcgcttcccgcatcttgtcatccacaggGGCGACGCCCACCTTcctccgaatatcttcattcatgATCttgtctatcctagtgtgcccgcacatccacctcagcattcgcatctctgctactttcaacctctggatatgggagttcttaaccggccaacactctgcccaTACAACATTGCGGGTCTAACCacagctctataaaacttacctttgagtatcggtggcactttcttgtcacacaagactctagatgcaagcctccatttcatccagccCGCCCCTATGCGGTGTGTGACGTCCTCGCCGATCTCTCCGTCCCCCTGAAtcaccgacccaaggtacttgaatcTATCTCTCTTGGAGATGACCTGTGACCCAAGCCTCACGTCCCCGCCTACATCTCTCGACTCAGTGCTAAACTTGCACTCCAGGTACTCTGTCTTAGACctgctcaatttgaaacccttagactcgagagtctgtctccaaacctccaatctcTCGTTAACACCTGCCCtcgtctcgtcaattagaacaATGTTATTAGCAAAtagcatacaccatggcacctccccttaaATATGATGTGTCaaagcatccatcaccagggcaaataagaaTGGCTGAGCGTATAGTTCAGCAAAGTTCaatatatttttctcaatttcactTCTCACCGCCAATGCTCTCTACTGGAATTGTGAAACAAACAAAGTTCTGGGGTCCACTTTATTTCTAGTCTTTCAATTATGTGTTGGCCTTGAGTAACTTTCTCCTCTCTATAGTCTACTAGTTACTTTAGCCCGTGCTGAGCCCGGGCTCAATTCTAAATGTTAAAACTTGCAAGAGTATTTAAAATTATAAgaaataattattttcttactTTGGACTTCtattgtttttaaaaatatatattcctATAAGTTCTTGAAGTCCAATTGAGCCTTAACATATTAATCTTGTTTGACCtgtcaatattttttttgttttctaagtTTTATTTGAGAGAATTTAGTAAATGAAACATTAGATGTTCATCTTTTAATTTGGTAATTGATTCTACTAATGGAAAAAAATCTTGTGATATTTATAGTTTGTTGTCGTAAAAATAAGTTGATTACATAATTTG
Proteins encoded in this region:
- the LOC107802054 gene encoding uncharacterized protein At3g28850-like, whose translation is MGCATSKPKVCRKCRAPCSPVRRSYSMHDDSYHHLVALTSSTLGSLKLDPLNQSQSIKDDRSSFGHCDTDEVMKSCKEEFAMGLIEAKTWSQMINEKIPKVIPKTPIRTPPGEPETINTWELMEGLEDSSPLKLSHHVRSFSFHVSPNPVPSLYDLPTPRVKDHIEGSPKPLWEEITEDETNSNSNDTSIVSEFDPEVISTLRKALEDLPPANPFHLKPLISENQQSGADKEDSLEITDVITDVKKVNGEVTEYKVCKDKLVVYFTSLRGVRKTYEDCCHVRVILKGLGVKIDERDVSMHSGFKEELKELLGNEYSGGGLPRIFLGKKYIGGADEIRRMNEDGKLEKFVENCEKVEDGGGYGGCNCEACGDVRFVPCETCSGSCKIYYEADYEEDEENDQLDEDEYGFQRCPDCNENGLIRCPICCDY